A genome region from Methanofastidiosum sp. includes the following:
- the thiT gene encoding energy-coupled thiamine transporter ThiT — MEHKSIFTAREISEMAIAIALSTVLSFIKVFQMPQGGSITAGSMIPIIFLALRNRPKVALTGAILYGLVQFMIEPFFVHPVQFLFDYPFAFGVLGIATFIKRYPFVGASVGVALRFICHFLSGFIFFGMYAPEGINPVYYSAIYNGSYLLPELFVTAIFIYILSKKKLIDAFK, encoded by the coding sequence ATGGAACATAAAAGTATATTTACAGCTAGAGAGATATCTGAAATGGCTATTGCCATAGCACTCTCAACCGTACTCAGTTTCATAAAAGTTTTCCAGATGCCTCAAGGAGGATCAATAACTGCAGGAAGCATGATCCCAATAATATTTTTAGCTCTCAGAAACAGACCTAAAGTTGCTTTAACTGGAGCAATTCTTTATGGGCTAGTTCAATTCATGATAGAGCCTTTCTTCGTTCATCCTGTACAATTCCTTTTTGACTATCCTTTTGCATTTGGAGTTCTCGGTATTGCTACGTTCATAAAGAGATATCCTTTTGTTGGCGCAAGTGTTGGAGTTGCCTTGAGATTTATCTGCCACTTCCTTTCAGGTTTTATCTTCTTTGGTATGTATGCACCCGAAGGTATTAATCCAGTTTATTATTCGGCAATCTATAACGGTTCTTACTTGCTACCTGAGCTTTTCGTAACAGCGATATTTATTTATATACTGTCTAAGAAGAAGTTAATAGATGCCTTCAAATAA
- a CDS encoding prefoldin subunit beta yields the protein MQNIPENIQQELMQFQQLQSQYQIIVNQLQSLKLEINETEAALTELSKTENPVVYKSIGSILVKSEKADMLDDLNKKKESIGIRITTIEKQEDRVKKKLEEMQKNLQKALGGQPTSG from the coding sequence TTGCAGAATATTCCGGAAAATATACAACAAGAACTAATGCAATTTCAACAGTTGCAGAGTCAGTATCAGATAATAGTAAACCAATTACAATCCTTGAAATTGGAAATTAACGAGACAGAGGCAGCATTGACTGAACTTTCAAAAACTGAAAATCCAGTTGTTTACAAAAGTATTGGTAGCATTTTAGTTAAATCTGAAAAAGCAGATATGTTGGATGATCTTAACAAAAAGAAGGAGTCCATCGGTATCCGGATTACTACTATCGAGAAACAAGAAGATAGAGTGAAAAAGAAGCTTGAAGAGATGCAGAAAAATCTTCAGAAGGCTTTAGGTGGACAACCTACATCAGGCTAA
- a CDS encoding nicotinamide-nucleotide adenylyltransferase → MRALYIGRFQPFHLGHLHVVKYILESSKEVIIAIGSSQVSHTIQNPFTAGERFLMIKKTLETEGVDLRRVHILPVPDIYRNALWVKHVETITPPFDVVYANEPVTVRLFKESSYDVRGPEFYKRTVYSGEEIRNRILNKGNWESLVPKATAEVIKDIDGVARLFEIIKSDKKETSYQEMSNSV, encoded by the coding sequence ATGAGGGCACTATACATAGGTAGATTCCAGCCTTTTCATCTTGGACATCTTCATGTTGTAAAGTACATACTAGAATCATCTAAAGAAGTAATCATAGCTATAGGAAGTTCACAAGTTTCACATACAATACAAAATCCTTTTACTGCCGGTGAAAGATTTCTAATGATTAAAAAAACATTAGAAACAGAAGGCGTTGATCTTAGACGCGTTCACATTCTACCTGTACCTGACATATATAGAAATGCATTGTGGGTGAAGCATGTCGAAACAATCACGCCTCCCTTTGATGTAGTCTATGCAAACGAACCTGTAACAGTCAGACTATTCAAAGAATCGTCCTATGATGTAAGAGGGCCTGAATTCTATAAAAGGACTGTATATTCTGGGGAAGAGATAAGAAACAGGATCCTAAACAAAGGAAACTGGGAGAGTCTAGTGCCTAAGGCCACCGCCGAAGTTATAAAGGATATTGATGGGGTGGCAAGACTTTTTGAAATAATAAAGTCTGACAAAAAGGAAACTTCTTATCAAGAGATGTCGAACTCAGTCTAA
- the twy1 gene encoding 4-demethylwyosine synthase TYW1, translated as MEKVWSILKRQKYRIVGEHSAVKICHWTKKSLTEGRVCYKQRFYGIESHRCLQMTPSVAWCTHKCLFCWRPVEYNEDTPSKYDDPETIIEGCIEAQRELLSGYHGFLETVDINKLKEAEDPTNVAISLAGEPTLYPDISGLIDGFKKRNFSTFLVTNGTTPEVLSSMDTYPDNLYITLPAPTKETYERVCNPQIKNGWEKLNESLEFLPKIKTKRRILRLTLVKDFNMADIDEYSKLIEKANPDFIEAKAYMFVGYSRKRLEVENMPMFDDILEFSNELGEKSGYRAVDSAPESRVVLLSRD; from the coding sequence ATGGAGAAAGTTTGGAGTATACTGAAGAGGCAGAAATACAGGATTGTTGGGGAACATAGCGCAGTAAAAATATGCCACTGGACAAAAAAAAGTTTGACCGAAGGCAGAGTTTGCTATAAACAAAGATTCTATGGAATTGAAAGCCATAGATGTCTTCAGATGACTCCTTCCGTTGCTTGGTGCACACACAAATGTTTATTTTGTTGGCGGCCAGTTGAATATAACGAAGACACTCCTTCTAAATATGATGATCCAGAAACTATAATTGAAGGATGCATAGAGGCCCAAAGAGAGCTCCTCTCAGGTTACCACGGATTTCTTGAAACTGTTGATATAAATAAACTGAAAGAAGCAGAAGACCCAACAAACGTTGCAATTTCTCTAGCCGGCGAACCTACTCTTTACCCAGATATATCGGGATTAATTGATGGATTTAAAAAAAGAAATTTCTCAACATTTCTTGTGACAAACGGGACAACTCCTGAAGTGCTATCTTCAATGGACACTTATCCAGATAATCTTTACATCACATTGCCAGCACCCACAAAAGAAACTTATGAAAGGGTATGCAATCCACAGATTAAAAATGGGTGGGAAAAACTAAACGAGTCTTTAGAGTTTCTGCCAAAAATTAAAACAAAAAGAAGAATCTTAAGGCTCACTCTTGTTAAGGATTTTAATATGGCAGATATTGATGAATACTCAAAACTTATAGAAAAGGCGAATCCTGATTTTATCGAGGCTAAAGCTTACATGTTTGTTGGCTATTCAAGAAAGAGGCTTGAAGTAGAAAACATGCCGATGTTTGATGATATACTAGAATTCTCTAATGAACTCGGAGAAAAATCAGGATATAGGGCAGTTGATTCTGCACCTGAATCAAGAGTTGTCTTATTATCTAGAGATTGA
- a CDS encoding 50S ribosomal protein L3, with product MGGSGRNKRPRRGSLGYSPRKRASKIVPTLNSWPEVDDVKILDFPGYKVGMSHILRIDDRKYTLTKGKEMVVPVTLVETPPIYVCGVRAYKKTPYGLKTVTESWAEGPKELSRSKTVTKSPEKDLARIQSLIEGGKVDDLRAIVCTQPKLINLKKKPEVMESGIGGADVNAKLEYLKGVFGKELKVKDVLDEGEFVDVISVTKGKGFQGVIRRWGVKVQTRKSNDARRHVGSIGPWHPPKVMWTVPFAGQMGFHTRTELNKRIFRLTNPKDLNITPKEGFKNYGLLTSDYAMLKGSVGGSTKRILRLRKSVRVPVRRTGGVPDITYLYKASAGEA from the coding sequence ATGGGCGGTAGTGGACGAAATAAAAGACCCCGTAGAGGTTCCTTGGGATACAGCCCCAGAAAGAGGGCTTCAAAGATAGTGCCAACTTTGAATAGTTGGCCAGAAGTGGATGATGTTAAGATCTTAGACTTTCCCGGCTATAAGGTAGGGATGTCCCACATTTTAAGGATAGACGATAGAAAGTATACACTTACAAAAGGAAAAGAAATGGTGGTGCCTGTAACTTTGGTAGAAACTCCACCAATTTACGTTTGTGGTGTTAGGGCATACAAGAAGACTCCATACGGACTGAAAACCGTCACAGAGTCTTGGGCAGAAGGCCCGAAAGAACTTTCACGATCAAAAACTGTTACAAAAAGTCCTGAAAAAGACCTTGCTAGAATCCAATCTCTTATAGAAGGTGGAAAGGTAGATGATTTAAGAGCTATTGTTTGCACACAACCAAAGCTCATTAATCTGAAAAAGAAACCAGAGGTCATGGAAAGCGGGATTGGCGGAGCAGATGTTAACGCCAAGTTGGAATACCTAAAGGGTGTTTTTGGAAAAGAACTAAAGGTAAAAGATGTTTTAGACGAAGGAGAATTCGTCGATGTTATTTCAGTTACAAAAGGAAAGGGATTCCAAGGCGTAATAAGAAGATGGGGAGTAAAAGTACAGACTAGAAAATCTAATGACGCAAGAAGGCATGTAGGTTCAATAGGTCCATGGCATCCACCAAAAGTTATGTGGACTGTGCCATTTGCTGGACAGATGGGATTCCATACGAGAACAGAACTTAACAAAAGAATATTTAGATTAACAAATCCAAAAGATCTCAATATTACCCCAAAAGAAGGATTTAAGAATTATGGATTATTAACATCTGACTATGCTATGCTTAAAGGTAGCGTAGGAGGATCCACAAAGCGAATATTAAGGCTTAGAAAATCTGTAAGGGTACCAGTAAGAAGAACTGGAGGGGTACCAGATATTACCTACCTCTACAAAGCTTCTGCAGGGGAGGCATAA
- the sepS gene encoding O-phosphoserine--tRNA ligase, giving the protein MGKPHILEETISILRNIYLDLDFDEVFNPLFITDDDMYKQWGSETPAILDRVYYLAGLPRPNVGLSKEVKDKISQFVELDERRSRNLERTLQDYKRGTIEGDDFVEAISKGLGIEFEAAEKVLDIFKEFKELIPVPTNLTLRSHMTSGWFITLQALAGRSELPLKLFSIDRCFRREQREDQTHLRSHFSASCVVMDKEISPELGKEIVTNFTEKLGFDKVKFKVKKRSASYYEAGTEHEAFIKLGDWIEIADFGLYSKDVLKGYKIPYDVLNIGQGAERISMIRSGVNDIRELIYPQFYKVDFSDQDIAKSIEFVQDIKTSEGEKLLKALIETARQNKDVSSPCEFTSYKGDFLGRKIEVMIAEPEENTKLIGPAGFNQIYVLEKAMVGILPDSKDENSLNIIKNGVDTKISYLEAFFRKVVSKIEATKEPGEYEERIPIVRSISDINVSLPTYIHQYLRGKGKIDIRGPVFTTVKWKVL; this is encoded by the coding sequence ATGGGTAAGCCACATATTTTAGAAGAAACTATATCTATTCTTAGGAATATTTATCTTGACCTTGATTTTGATGAGGTGTTCAATCCTCTTTTCATAACTGACGATGATATGTATAAGCAGTGGGGTTCAGAGACTCCCGCTATACTGGACAGGGTATATTATCTTGCCGGGCTTCCAAGACCCAATGTAGGGCTTTCAAAGGAAGTCAAAGATAAGATATCCCAGTTTGTAGAGCTTGACGAGAGAAGAAGTAGAAATCTTGAAAGAACTCTACAAGATTATAAGAGAGGAACGATAGAGGGTGATGACTTTGTCGAAGCGATTTCAAAAGGGCTTGGCATTGAGTTTGAAGCAGCCGAAAAAGTATTAGACATTTTCAAAGAATTTAAAGAGTTAATTCCGGTTCCTACAAATCTCACTTTAAGGTCCCATATGACATCTGGCTGGTTTATTACTTTACAAGCACTTGCTGGTAGAAGCGAACTACCTTTAAAGTTATTTTCAATTGATAGATGTTTCAGGCGTGAGCAGCGTGAAGATCAGACTCACCTTAGGAGCCATTTCTCCGCGTCTTGCGTTGTAATGGACAAAGAAATTTCTCCTGAATTAGGAAAAGAAATAGTCACAAATTTCACAGAAAAACTCGGCTTTGACAAAGTAAAATTTAAGGTCAAAAAGAGAAGTGCAAGTTATTACGAAGCTGGAACAGAACACGAAGCTTTTATCAAATTAGGTGACTGGATAGAGATAGCAGACTTTGGATTATACTCAAAGGATGTTTTGAAAGGATACAAAATACCATATGATGTCTTGAATATTGGGCAGGGCGCAGAAAGAATATCCATGATCCGAAGCGGTGTAAATGATATTCGTGAACTTATATATCCACAGTTCTACAAAGTTGACTTTTCCGATCAAGATATTGCAAAGTCTATCGAGTTTGTTCAGGATATAAAAACATCAGAAGGAGAAAAACTATTGAAAGCTTTAATTGAAACTGCAAGACAAAACAAAGATGTATCCTCGCCATGTGAATTTACTTCGTACAAAGGAGATTTCTTAGGCAGAAAAATAGAAGTAATGATCGCCGAACCTGAGGAGAATACTAAATTAATTGGGCCTGCAGGATTCAATCAGATTTACGTCTTAGAAAAGGCCATGGTCGGAATACTCCCAGACTCTAAAGATGAAAACTCTTTAAATATAATAAAAAATGGGGTCGATACCAAAATTTCATATCTTGAAGCTTTCTTTAGAAAAGTTGTTTCAAAAATAGAGGCAACAAAAGAGCCTGGCGAATACGAAGAAAGAATCCCTATAGTCCGGAGCATTTCTGATATCAATGTCTCGCTTCCAACATATATCCATCAGTATCTAAGGGGTAAAGGCAAGATAGACATCAGAGGTCCAGTATTTACAACTGTAAAGTGGAAAGTACTCTAA
- a CDS encoding radical SAM protein, with protein MKSKNICYPSKDSFPSISITGEKCYFSCMHCNRKYLKYMMHVTQEDLYQKAIELDNKGARGILVSGGLDERGKLPIDYSILKKIKKDTDLIINLHSGFLTREDAKEIKKSRIDAVSIDFVGSKDTIERILKIPFKVSDYENALRFLIEEDVNVIPHICVGLDYGKVVGEYNVVEILKKYPIKNLTLLVLIKNELEKTNSVDYDIQSIKDFFFYTRNSFPNVTLSLGCMRPRIKELDETALLFDNIVNPTKNMIKLIRNESNIIVKEICCSVC; from the coding sequence ATGAAAAGTAAAAACATATGCTATCCTTCTAAAGACTCATTTCCAAGTATTTCGATTACAGGCGAGAAATGCTACTTTTCATGCATGCATTGTAATCGTAAATATTTGAAGTACATGATGCATGTTACCCAAGAAGATCTATATCAGAAAGCTATTGAACTAGATAACAAAGGAGCAAGAGGTATCCTTGTTAGCGGAGGACTTGACGAAAGAGGAAAGCTTCCAATTGACTATTCAATACTTAAGAAAATAAAAAAAGATACTGATCTTATAATCAATCTACATTCTGGATTTCTAACAAGAGAAGATGCAAAAGAAATAAAGAAAAGCAGGATTGATGCGGTATCCATTGATTTTGTTGGAAGTAAGGATACAATAGAAAGAATACTTAAGATACCTTTCAAGGTTTCAGATTATGAAAACGCTCTAAGATTCTTAATAGAGGAAGATGTTAATGTTATCCCCCATATATGTGTTGGCCTTGACTATGGAAAGGTCGTGGGCGAATACAATGTAGTTGAGATATTGAAAAAATATCCAATAAAAAATCTAACTTTATTAGTACTCATTAAGAATGAACTTGAGAAGACAAACAGCGTTGATTATGACATTCAATCAATAAAAGATTTCTTTTTTTATACAAGAAATTCTTTTCCCAATGTAACATTATCCTTGGGATGCATGCGCCCAAGAATAAAAGAGCTGGATGAAACTGCCCTTCTCTTTGACAATATTGTAAATCCAACAAAAAACATGATTAAACTTATAAGAAATGAGTCCAATATAATTGTAAAAGAAATATGTTGTTCTGTATGTTAG
- a CDS encoding DHHA1 domain-containing protein: MLSNVEYTRLMEILLRQDQYIILLHQNADPDAIGSAIALKELLKSQGKNVMIGTETLNNLSKNLISSLGDFIVTAPTDHKNLIILDTSTPVQLGIFESMIEKAEVVISIDHHETFETNKFKGTKYTYFINKERTSTAEIIFDIMLKMKDEGLINKENTNCDKIIRAILTGIVTDTGHMRFSDVNTLKTLIHIFKRGYHISDVDELLRVEDDISKKIAILKAHQRMKLYSVSDFIVATSNVSSCEALAAKSILSTGADVAFVGADNGSEVRISGRAKKSVIDKGINLAKIMSQVAPVIGGEGGGHKGAAGANGKSNMEEGLKKCVELFVQDLGGHGDGESLEYTEEAEIQDCWGT, encoded by the coding sequence ATGTTAAGTAATGTAGAGTATACTAGATTAATGGAAATTTTATTGCGACAAGATCAATATATAATACTTCTCCACCAAAATGCAGATCCTGATGCCATAGGCAGTGCAATTGCTTTAAAGGAATTGCTAAAATCTCAGGGCAAAAATGTAATGATTGGAACTGAAACATTAAATAATTTGTCAAAGAACTTAATTTCTAGTCTTGGAGATTTTATCGTCACAGCTCCGACTGATCACAAAAATCTGATAATCCTTGATACCTCTACTCCGGTGCAACTTGGAATTTTTGAGAGCATGATTGAGAAAGCCGAAGTAGTAATATCAATTGATCACCACGAGACATTTGAAACGAACAAATTCAAGGGAACTAAATACACATATTTTATTAACAAGGAAAGGACTTCGACAGCCGAAATTATATTTGATATTATGCTCAAAATGAAGGATGAAGGATTAATCAATAAAGAAAATACAAACTGCGATAAGATCATTCGTGCTATACTTACCGGTATAGTCACCGATACAGGGCACATGAGATTTTCTGATGTAAACACTTTGAAAACTTTGATTCATATTTTCAAAAGAGGGTATCACATATCTGATGTCGATGAACTATTAAGAGTTGAAGATGACATATCGAAGAAGATAGCTATCCTAAAGGCACACCAGAGAATGAAACTTTATAGTGTTTCTGATTTCATCGTTGCAACTTCTAATGTTTCGAGCTGTGAGGCTCTTGCAGCAAAGTCTATTCTCTCAACCGGAGCAGACGTTGCATTTGTCGGTGCGGACAATGGAAGCGAGGTCAGGATAAGTGGCCGGGCTAAAAAATCAGTCATTGATAAAGGAATAAATCTTGCCAAGATAATGTCTCAAGTAGCTCCAGTAATTGGTGGTGAAGGTGGTGGCCACAAAGGTGCTGCCGGTGCCAACGGTAAATCTAACATGGAAGAAGGATTAAAGAAATGCGTAGAGCTTTTTGTTCAAGACCTTGGAGGTCATGGCGATGGAGAAAGTTTGGAGTATACTGAAGAGGCAGAAATACAGGATTGTTGGGGAACATAG
- the rpl4p gene encoding 50S ribosomal protein L4: MKSNVYSITGEKLKAIDLPSVFSYEYRPDLIKRAVLASITHRIQPWGVSPIAGRMTSAHPRRKNLGISRVPRMKSGPRRAAFAPHVVGGFVAHPPKPWKVISEKINNKERTVAIKSAISITANKEMVMSRGHRFLDNVEFPIIVENKIQTVKKTKDTRDIFKSLGVWDDIIRSKSRTIRAGRGKMRGRRYKNKIGPLIVIGKDAGIMKAARNHPGVDIVMVDKLSAEHLAPGTHAGRLTIWTEDAIKYLSKNEVFK; the protein is encoded by the coding sequence ATGAAATCTAATGTATATTCAATAACTGGAGAGAAGTTGAAAGCAATAGACCTTCCCTCAGTGTTTTCTTATGAGTACAGACCTGATTTAATCAAGAGAGCGGTATTGGCTTCTATAACTCATAGAATTCAACCATGGGGAGTAAGCCCAATTGCCGGAAGAATGACGTCTGCACATCCAAGAAGAAAAAATCTTGGAATATCAAGAGTACCTAGGATGAAATCTGGCCCAAGAAGAGCTGCATTTGCACCTCACGTTGTAGGAGGGTTTGTAGCTCATCCACCAAAACCTTGGAAAGTTATCAGTGAGAAGATAAACAATAAAGAAAGAACTGTAGCAATAAAATCAGCTATATCAATAACAGCTAACAAGGAAATGGTGATGTCAAGAGGTCACAGATTTTTAGATAATGTCGAATTCCCAATAATTGTTGAGAATAAGATTCAAACAGTAAAAAAGACAAAGGATACAAGAGATATATTCAAGAGCCTTGGAGTTTGGGATGATATAATCAGATCAAAATCTAGAACAATAAGGGCTGGACGAGGAAAGATGAGGGGAAGGAGATACAAAAACAAAATAGGCCCGTTAATAGTTATTGGAAAGGACGCAGGCATAATGAAGGCTGCAAGAAATCACCCTGGTGTAGATATTGTAATGGTCGATAAGCTTAGTGCTGAACATCTAGCCCCAGGTACACATGCAGGAAGACTCACAATATGGACTGAAGATGCAATAAAGTATCTTTCTAAAAATGAGGTGTTTAAGTGA
- a CDS encoding thiamine diphosphokinase translates to MPSNKKTLIILSESEPCHLEDSFDLILVADGGYRTAKKMNLNIDVLLGDFDSITSEEIKEAESKGIKILSFPTDKDKTDGEIAVDYAISKGSTELVILGSFKEELDHALGNLFLLFKVDKAGISSKLLTQKYEIEIINSEKEYLKKQGHELSLIPVSGIIEDLNIEGSRYNLSNVKVEMGQTLTLRNVIIDKKAKVYFKKGKVLSILKR, encoded by the coding sequence ATGCCTTCAAATAAGAAAACTCTGATAATACTAAGCGAGTCTGAGCCCTGTCACCTAGAAGATAGTTTTGATCTTATATTGGTCGCAGATGGAGGGTATAGGACCGCTAAGAAAATGAACCTAAATATCGATGTTCTTCTTGGGGATTTTGATTCAATAACATCTGAAGAGATCAAAGAAGCAGAATCAAAAGGGATTAAGATTTTATCATTTCCAACTGACAAAGACAAGACCGATGGAGAGATTGCGGTAGATTATGCCATCTCTAAAGGCTCAACCGAACTTGTGATCCTTGGTAGTTTCAAAGAAGAGCTTGACCACGCATTGGGGAATCTATTCTTACTTTTTAAGGTTGACAAAGCTGGAATTAGTTCAAAGCTCCTTACTCAAAAATATGAGATTGAAATAATAAATTCAGAGAAAGAATACCTTAAGAAACAGGGCCATGAATTGTCTCTCATACCTGTTTCTGGAATAATTGAAGATCTTAATATTGAAGGTAGCCGCTATAATCTCTCAAACGTAAAAGTTGAAATGGGCCAAACTCTAACATTAAGGAATGTAATAATTGATAAAAAGGCAAAAGTATATTTTAAGAAAGGTAAAGTTTTATCTATCTTAAAAAGATAA
- a CDS encoding HesA/MoeB/ThiF family protein, whose protein sequence is MTELSEKEIQRYKRQLIIKDFGEKSQKVLKDSTISVFGCGGLGCPASTYLATSGVGKINLIDFQKPELSNLNRQIMHFEKDLGIKDKSVSLKEKLEQLNSSIEIESFSLEIDEKNISKFKESDVLVDCLDNFHTRYLLNEFSLRQKIPLVHAAVESYYGQITTIIPGKTPCIKCLFPNMPNKKGMFPIVGPTCGILGSLEAMEVIKVLTGIGETLSGKLLIVDLKCMEFETINFKRKEDCSICSKYF, encoded by the coding sequence ATAACTGAACTTTCAGAAAAAGAAATTCAAAGATATAAAAGACAATTAATCATAAAGGATTTTGGGGAAAAATCTCAGAAGGTTCTGAAAGATTCTACAATATCCGTATTTGGTTGCGGAGGTCTTGGATGCCCAGCTTCTACATACCTTGCTACAAGTGGAGTTGGAAAAATAAATTTAATTGACTTTCAAAAACCTGAGCTTTCTAATCTTAACCGGCAGATAATGCACTTTGAGAAAGATCTTGGAATAAAGGACAAATCCGTTTCACTTAAGGAAAAATTGGAGCAATTGAACAGTTCAATAGAAATAGAATCGTTTTCTTTGGAGATTGATGAGAAAAATATTTCAAAGTTTAAAGAAAGTGATGTTTTAGTAGATTGTTTAGATAATTTTCACACAAGGTACCTCTTAAATGAATTTTCATTAAGGCAAAAAATTCCACTAGTTCATGCAGCTGTAGAATCATATTATGGACAGATCACAACGATTATCCCTGGCAAAACTCCATGTATAAAATGCCTGTTTCCAAATATGCCAAATAAAAAAGGAATGTTCCCGATAGTTGGGCCAACTTGTGGAATTTTAGGATCACTTGAGGCCATGGAAGTGATTAAAGTACTTACTGGAATTGGAGAAACTCTATCGGGAAAACTACTGATTGTGGACTTAAAATGCATGGAATTTGAAACTATTAATTTTAAGAGAAAAGAAGACTGTTCGATTTGTTCTAAATATTTCTAG
- the trxA gene encoding thioredoxin gives MGKNTIELTDSNFDQEVLKSSKPVVVDFWATWCGPCQMIAPVIEEVAGEHPEWKIGKLDVDKSMSVAQRYGIRSIPTIAIFRDGKVFDTIIGFVPKEELIKRIERNI, from the coding sequence ATGGGTAAGAACACAATTGAGCTAACAGATTCAAATTTTGATCAGGAAGTATTAAAGAGTAGCAAACCTGTCGTTGTTGACTTTTGGGCAACCTGGTGTGGCCCATGTCAGATGATTGCTCCCGTTATTGAAGAAGTTGCAGGCGAACATCCAGAATGGAAGATTGGTAAATTGGATGTTGACAAAAGTATGTCGGTAGCTCAGAGATATGGAATTAGGAGCATACCAACAATTGCTATATTTAGGGACGGGAAAGTATTCGACACGATAATTGGTTTCGTGCCTAAAGAAGAGCTCATAAAAAGAATAGAAAGAAATATTTAA
- a CDS encoding helix-turn-helix domain-containing protein — MEELPTIKSSTEIKKILRCAFDLTDLEVSIILMLPSEGMRVKEIQNILKKDRTTIQKSLKILIDKELIFRESKCCVQGKRGRYFVYKSLEREEIRKKVLASIDKWYNDLQESVKSI; from the coding sequence ATGGAAGAATTACCAACAATAAAAAGTAGTACAGAAATAAAAAAAATTCTAAGGTGCGCTTTTGATCTAACAGACCTTGAAGTGAGCATAATACTGATGCTTCCGTCTGAAGGAATGAGGGTTAAGGAAATTCAAAATATTCTAAAAAAAGATAGAACTACTATCCAAAAATCTTTGAAGATTTTAATAGATAAAGAGTTAATTTTTAGAGAATCTAAATGTTGTGTTCAAGGAAAAAGAGGGCGGTACTTTGTGTATAAATCTTTAGAACGCGAAGAGATAAGAAAAAAAGTACTGGCAAGCATTGATAAATGGTACAATGACCTTCAGGAATCCGTTAAATCAATTTAA